The genomic region GACACCAAACTAGAAACCCATTGCAACTCCCACTTCCAACTTCCCagaaagaaaagcattaaaaCCCAAAGGCTTATTGAGGACTGCATTTTAATGAACAACATTCTTCAAAGAGCAGAACAGTTCTCAGAATATGAAAGTGATGACAGAAAATTCTGCtggtcttccttctcctcctacgCTGAGTCTCTGCATCTCCCCACTACCTTCCACAGAGCCCCCTTCACATCTTTGTTCCTCAGGGTATAAATCAGAGGATTGAGCATGGGGGTGAGTACAGTGTAAAAAAGGGCAACAAACTTTCCCTCACTCTCAGAATAACTGCCCATGGGCTGTAGGTATGTGTACATGGCTGAGCCATAAAATAGAGAAACAACCAGGAGGTGGGACCCACAAGTCCCAAAGGCCTTTCTTCTCCCAGCCATTGATTTGATCTTTAGCACTGCCCTGGCAATGCGGGCATAGGATCCTAGAATTAGTGCTGCAGGAAAGACCAAGATGATGGCTCCAGCCACAAACAAATTGGCCTCTGCTCCTCCTGGGTCCTCACAAGCCAAGTTTAGGAGAATGAGCATGTCACAGAAGAAGTGATTGAGGTCATGGCCACAGAGAGGCATGGCTGTTACAAGGCCTGTTTGAATCAGAGAGTTAGTAAAGCCCCCCAACCAGGAAGCAATAGCCAATGCCTGGCAGAGAAGGGGGTGCATTATGATTGTGTACTGGAGAGGACGACAGACAGCAGCATAGCGGTCAAAGGCCATCACCACCAGAAGCACACACTCAGTTCCACCCAGGGAGAGGGTTATGAAGAGCTGGGCCACACATCCTCCATAGCTGATGGTCCTGTCACGTCCAGAAAGATTGATCAGAAGCTGGGGCACAGTGCTGGTGGTGTAGCAGAGGTCCAGGAAGGAGAGGtggcagaggaagaagtacatgggtgtgtgcagtCTCAGGTCCAGTCGGGAGAgagtgatgatggtggtgttgcCAAAGAGAGTTAGGGagtagaaaactgaaatgagGACAAAGAAGAGAAGTTCCAGTTGGGGCCAATCTGAGAAGCCCACCAAAATGAAGCCCCCATCCAAACTAGAGTTGAATCTTCCCATAGCCTTTCACCTGCATACACAGAAAAAGACAATTCAGTGCCTCCTTTGAAGAATGAGAGTTAAATCCTGTCTTATAATATTCCACAAGTACTGTAAATATGTGTTTTTAGATCTGTTTTGTCTATTCAGTTCAAGTTCGATGAGTCTTCTGTTATCAATTCTGCTCTTCTCTGTTGTAGAGATCAAAGGATTAGgagtgatttgggttttgcttgaaCCCTAGTCCTGTTCCCTGCTTGTTCCATGATGTTGGCCAGGCCACTCAATCTTTTGGATGCGATCCTTCCTTGTCTAAAAGTAGGGAGGATGCACTGCCCTCGTCACAGTATTGAGATGAGGACCCTAAATCAGTACTATGGAAACTGAATTAAAATTCAATGTATAAAGTGCAGTGTTAGAATTCTATGTTGTCCTCTTTTACTCCTTTTCCCCCTAGCCTATGAGATAGACTATTCCAGTAGATTGGGGTCCTGGACACACCAGGCTTTTGAACTCTGATGCTCATCTGCTTCTTTCTGCTCAGTGTATATGGCCAGCACACCAATCTCACGATCAACTGACATCTGTCACAAAGGCCTGAGAAGAGTGCACATCCATCTTGGGAAAAACATCACAAATAGGTTCCTTATGATGGATCATCATACCACAGATAATCTCCCAGTTCCTCTGTAGCTGTTAAATCCATCCCTCATCATCTCCCTCAGGAAGAGCGCTTCTCTTCTCTCTGGCCCAATCCtctttgtatagtttctttttaGCTCTTGTGACACTTGCTGAAATTCCTTTAAATATGTCTTTGTTCCTCTCTGATCTGTGCTCCTCTCAATAGAAGAGAACATAGTGAAATGTGTCAATGTTAGCATCTTGCTCTTGATTATACAAGAGATGCTAAATTAATGTAACTTTCATCACCCAtggatgttaaattttgttaaGTGAAACGTGATTCTCCCTTCAAAATCtgtgaaaattatttctttaagaaaCCTGAAATTCATAAAAAATACAACTTAACAAACTAAGGAAGTGGGATAGACAGAAAAGTTTCCTCCTCTTCGGAGCTTATATCTGCTGCAGTAAAATTGTACAAAGAAGTATAAGATTTTTTGGTTTTCAGTGTATAAATCCTACCTCCTCATTTATtctgtacatatatttatttttcaactgcTAATGTGAATGGAATGGTGCTCTTAAATTTCTATTCTAATGGTTGGTCTTTTgaaatacatttccttttttatgaaATTTGTACCCTATAAATTGTTGATTTTTTCTAtaagtttctttttgttgctgttgggtCTTTAGAGtattctgtttatatgtttgtCATCCTCAAACAGAGGTAATTCTACTTGTTTTCGAAATTgggtactttttgtttttttgccttgGGGAacctggatatctacatgtagaggGATGAAAATAGACCATATCCACGCCGTAAAAATATCCACTCAAAATAGGTTAAAGCTTTACTCATAACACCTGGAAATGGAAAGGAACTGTAGCTAAAATAGGAGAATGTGTTTTGACATTGGttttggaaaagattttttttacagATGACTTCACATGCACATGAACCAACAAGAGTGCACCCTAATGTAAACTCTGGACTCTGAGTGAAAGTGAGGTCTCCATGCAGGCTCATCAGGTAGCAAATGTACAGTTTGGTGGTGCGTATTGATCATTTAAAAAGCTATCCATGTGTGGGAGCAGGGAATACGTGGGGAATTTCTGTACCATATTGCTGTTAATTAAACTGCTCTAAAATAACAACTACTGCAAATTCAAAGAAGTATGAACAACTAACAAGAAAAATCAAGGACCAATAAGAACTGAGATAAATAAAAGTTGTGATAATTTGTAGAAACTTGCCTtgaaagaaatcttaaaagcagttCTGTGGACAGAAGCAAAATAGTGCAGGTGGTCaacttgtatgcacataaataAAGGAAGAGCATTAGAAAAGGAATAAGTTTAGTTTAAATGAacctttatttatgtattttggtggtactggggtttgaacttggggcttgtgcttggcaagtgctctaccactagggccacacccacagccctttctgctttagttatctttcagctGGGTCTTGTGTTCTTTGTCCATCTGGGCTGTCCTGCTAGCTATGCTTtgtgtgtagctgggattacagatgtgtgcaaccgtgcccagcttattggttgacatgAGATCCTCACTCCTACCCtcacttcctcccttttttctttccttccctctctttgtcagtctttatttctttttttattctttcctttctttctccttccttcctttctctttgttgattGTTTAGATAAGGGCTCACTATGTATCTAGGCTGGTGT from Castor canadensis chromosome 16, mCasCan1.hap1v2, whole genome shotgun sequence harbors:
- the LOC141418200 gene encoding olfactory receptor 2Y1B-like, whose translation is MGRFNSSLDGGFILVGFSDWPQLELLFFVLISVFYSLTLFGNTTIITLSRLDLRLHTPMYFFLCHLSFLDLCYTTSTVPQLLINLSGRDRTISYGGCVAQLFITLSLGGTECVLLVVMAFDRYAAVCRPLQYTIIMHPLLCQALAIASWLGGFTNSLIQTGLVTAMPLCGHDLNHFFCDMLILLNLACEDPGGAEANLFVAGAIILVFPAALILGSYARIARAVLKIKSMAGRRKAFGTCGSHLLVVSLFYGSAMYTYLQPMGSYSESEGKFVALFYTVLTPMLNPLIYTLRNKDVKGALWKVVGRCRDSA